In Hymenobacter gelipurpurascens, one DNA window encodes the following:
- a CDS encoding leucine-rich repeat-containing protein kinase family protein encodes MHTLEQLRAGELAGSQRLDLSCGLTEFPAEIFELADTLEILNLSGNQLSSLPDDLGRLHKLRILFCSDNQFTEVPASVGQCPQLSMVGFKANQIQLLPAAALTPALRWLILTDNALRTLPEALGHCQHLQKLMLAGNYLTHLPDTMAACTQLELLRIADNEFTELPAWLLSLPRLSWLAYAGNPFCDTLEAAILAEHPINSIDWQELSVQQQLGEGASGVIYKARWQRTSEAAHDVAVKLFKGAVTSDGLPHSEMAACISAGAHPNLIAVEGKIAHHPQQAEGLVLELIDPTYGNLAGPPSFTTCTRDVYAEGTTFRPEAALRLAYGIAAAAQHLHTRGILHGDLYAHNILTHPDGSSLLGDFGAACFFDVHQPKVAYALQRLEVRAFGCLLEELLERMPAAGVATVHLQALQQRCVAPRPETRPLFAEIQQELAQLLALSRGERAASGSGIITDWPSESA; translated from the coding sequence ATGCATACCCTTGAACAACTACGCGCCGGCGAGCTGGCCGGCAGCCAGCGCCTGGATTTATCCTGCGGCCTCACGGAGTTCCCGGCAGAGATATTTGAGCTGGCCGATACGCTGGAAATTCTCAACCTATCCGGTAACCAGCTGTCATCGTTGCCCGATGATCTGGGGCGGTTGCACAAGCTGCGTATCCTGTTTTGTTCCGATAATCAGTTCACCGAGGTGCCCGCCTCAGTAGGCCAGTGCCCGCAGCTGAGCATGGTGGGGTTCAAGGCAAATCAGATTCAGTTGCTGCCTGCGGCTGCCCTTACGCCGGCATTGCGCTGGCTTATTCTCACGGATAATGCGTTGCGCACGTTGCCCGAAGCGCTAGGCCACTGCCAGCATCTGCAGAAGCTGATGCTGGCCGGCAACTACCTTACGCATCTGCCCGATACCATGGCCGCCTGCACTCAGCTGGAGCTGCTGCGCATTGCTGATAACGAGTTTACGGAGCTGCCCGCGTGGCTGCTTTCGCTGCCGCGACTCTCGTGGCTGGCCTACGCCGGCAACCCGTTCTGCGACACCCTGGAAGCCGCCATCCTGGCCGAGCACCCCATCAACTCCATTGATTGGCAGGAGCTAAGCGTGCAACAGCAACTAGGCGAAGGGGCCTCCGGCGTGATTTATAAAGCCCGGTGGCAACGCACAAGTGAAGCGGCGCACGACGTAGCCGTGAAGCTGTTCAAAGGGGCCGTAACCAGCGACGGATTGCCGCACAGCGAAATGGCCGCGTGCATCAGCGCCGGTGCGCACCCCAATCTCATTGCCGTGGAAGGCAAAATTGCGCACCACCCCCAGCAGGCCGAGGGTTTGGTTCTGGAGCTCATCGACCCCACGTATGGCAACTTGGCCGGCCCGCCCAGCTTCACGACGTGCACGCGCGATGTATACGCTGAGGGCACCACATTTCGTCCAGAAGCGGCTCTGAGACTGGCCTATGGCATTGCGGCCGCCGCCCAGCACCTGCACACCCGCGGCATTCTGCACGGCGACCTGTACGCCCATAACATCCTAACCCACCCCGATGGCAGCAGTCTGCTCGGCGACTTCGGGGCCGCCTGCTTTTTCGATGTGCACCAGCCGAAGGTGGCCTACGCGCTGCAGCGCCTGGAGGTGCGGGCATTTGGCTGTCTGCTGGAAGAATTGCTGGAGCGCATGCCCGCCGCGGGAGTTGCCACGGTGCATCTGCAAGCGCTGCAGCAGCGTTGTGTGGCGCCCAGGCCGGAAACGCGCCCGTTGTTTGCAGAAATTCAGCAGGAGTTGGCGCAGCTATTGGCTCTGAGCAGGGGGGAGCGTGCCGCCTCGGGTTCGGGTATCATCACAGACTGGCCTAGCGAATCAGCGTAA
- a CDS encoding 2'-5' RNA ligase family protein: protein MILQEHYNHMREQALQELAHGHADLDTLIDSEHDLRRGISLLARPTPALAAKIAIILADFQRLEPDQYYYPTSDIHLTILSIISCYSGFTLGTVAPAEYRSLVGDILHDIPPFSITFSGLTASPGGIMLQGFPQDSTLQHLRDQLRKRFRKSGLQQSIDTRYSIHTAHSTVVRFRAPLANPARLVEAISNYRHHAIGSFEVDTIELVYHDWYQRAATTVLLAKYALGSS, encoded by the coding sequence ATGATTCTGCAGGAGCATTACAACCATATGCGCGAACAGGCCTTGCAGGAGCTGGCCCACGGCCACGCCGACCTGGATACCCTGATCGATTCCGAGCACGATCTACGCCGAGGTATCTCATTGCTCGCCCGCCCTACACCTGCGCTTGCCGCCAAAATTGCCATTATACTGGCAGATTTTCAGCGCCTCGAACCCGACCAGTACTACTACCCTACTTCCGATATTCACCTGACGATTCTGTCCATCATCTCGTGCTATAGCGGCTTCACGCTAGGTACAGTTGCTCCGGCTGAATACCGCAGCCTTGTCGGGGATATTCTGCACGATATCCCCCCGTTTAGCATCACGTTTTCTGGCCTGACGGCCTCGCCCGGCGGAATTATGCTACAGGGGTTTCCGCAAGACAGCACCCTGCAGCACCTACGCGACCAGCTCAGGAAGCGCTTCCGAAAATCGGGTTTGCAGCAGTCCATTGATACCCGCTACAGCATTCATACCGCGCATTCTACCGTTGTTCGCTTCAGAGCTCCGCTGGCAAACCCGGCCCGGTTGGTGGAGGCCATTAGCAACTACCGGCACCATGCCATCGGCTCGTTTGAGGTAGATACCATTGAGCTGGTGTACCACGACTGGTACCAGCGGGCAGCTACTACGGTTCTGCTGGCGAAATACGCCCTCGGAAGCAGCTAG
- a CDS encoding SpoIIAA family protein: MEHLYDTPPLSIAYDPVHQWLYVEWKGKHDANSAKTGGELILRYLQNRPCRKMLNDNSQVTSDWEGGARWVGSEYYRLLSEQGVQFVAWVCPPHWSARKSMDTAMQFVTRPMVILFDDVASAYSWLVRQA; this comes from the coding sequence ATGGAGCACTTATACGATACGCCTCCCCTTTCGATTGCCTACGATCCGGTGCATCAATGGCTATATGTGGAGTGGAAGGGCAAACACGATGCTAACTCCGCCAAGACCGGCGGCGAGTTGATATTGCGCTACCTGCAGAACCGTCCGTGCCGCAAAATGCTCAACGACAACAGCCAGGTTACCAGCGACTGGGAGGGTGGTGCCCGATGGGTAGGCAGTGAATACTACCGGCTCCTCTCGGAGCAGGGCGTGCAATTTGTGGCCTGGGTTTGTCCGCCGCATTGGTCGGCCCGGAAGTCCATGGATACGGCCATGCAGTTCGTCACCCGGCCCATGGTCATCCTGTTTGATGATGTAGCCTCTGCGTATTCCTGGCTGGTGCGGCAGGCGTAG
- the msrB gene encoding peptide-methionine (R)-S-oxide reductase MsrB codes for MLRWFDILRFAHYSNPEPPRRLEQAEEAWAAQLTPAQFRVMRGKATEPPYRNAYCRTYESGIYACVGCGSWLFDSSTKYHAISGWPSFTQPYAKNAMKYSLDASHHMQRIEAQCNVCDAHLGHVFPDGPVPSGLRYCMNSESLLQVTSENS; via the coding sequence ATGCTACGTTGGTTTGATATCCTGCGGTTTGCCCACTACAGCAACCCCGAGCCGCCCCGCCGGTTAGAACAGGCCGAAGAGGCTTGGGCGGCACAGCTGACCCCCGCGCAGTTTCGCGTGATGCGCGGGAAGGCCACCGAGCCACCGTACCGCAACGCCTACTGCCGCACGTATGAGTCCGGCATCTATGCCTGCGTGGGGTGCGGCAGCTGGCTTTTTGATTCCAGCACGAAGTACCACGCCATATCGGGGTGGCCTAGCTTCACGCAGCCGTACGCCAAAAACGCCATGAAATACAGCCTCGATGCCAGCCACCACATGCAGCGCATCGAAGCCCAGTGCAACGTCTGTGACGCCCACCTGGGCCACGTATTCCCCGATGGGCCCGTGCCGAGTGGCCTACGCTACTGCATGAACTCAGAAAGCCTGCTGCAAGTGACTTCTGAAAACTCCTGA